The DNA window GGCATCCTGACCGGCGCCCACTGGGGCGCGTTCGAGGCCATCGTGCAGGACGGCAAGATGGTCGGCGTGCAGCCGGTGCAGGACGATCCGTACCCCAATGAGCTGATCACCATGGCGCCTTATCAGGTGCACGCCGAGAACCGCATCAAATACCCGATGGTGCGTAAAAGCTGGCTGGAGGGCGGCCCCGGCAGCCGCACCGAGCTGCGCGGCCGCGACGAGTGGGTGCGCGTCAGCTGGGACAAAGCGACCGAGCTGGTGTGCAATGAGATCGTTCGCCTGCAAAAAGATCACGGGCCGCAGTCGATCTACGCCGGTTCCTACGGCTGGAAAAGCGTCGGCATGCTGCACAACAGCCGCACGCTCCTGCAGCGCCTGATGAACCTGACCGGCGGTTTCCTCGGCTACGCCGGCGACTACTCCACCGGCGCGGCGCAGGTGATCATGTCGCACGTGGTCGGTTCGATGGAGGTCTACGAACAGCAGACCGCCTGGCCAAACGTGATCGAGAACAGCGAGCTGGTGATCCTGTGGGGCTGCAACCCGATGGTCACGCTGAAAAACAGCTGGAACGTGCCGGATCACGTCGGCCAGACCGGCTTTGAGGCGTTGAAGAAGAAAGGCACCCGGGTGATCAGCATCGATCCGGTGCACAGCGACAGCGCCAAGTTCGTCAATGCGCAGTGGATCGCCCCGCGTCCTTATACCGACGGCGCCATGCTGATCGGCATCGCCCATACGCTGCTGACCGAGAAGCTGCATAACCCGGACTTCCTGAAAACCTACACCGTCGGCTTCGACAAGTTCCAGGCCTACCTGCTGGGCGAGCGCGACGGCGTGGCGAAAACCGCCGAATGGGCGGCCGACATCAGCGGCGTCGATGCCGACACGCTGCGCGCACTGGCGCGCGAGATGGCGAAGCATCGCACCATGATCATGGGCGGCTGGGGCATTCAGCGCCAGCACCACGGCGAACAGCAGCACTGGCTGCTGGTGACGGTGGCGGCGATGCTCGGCCAGATCGGCCTGCCGGGCGGCGGCTTCGGCTTCAGCTACCACTATTCCTCCGGCGGCAGCCCGACCGCCAAGGGCGGCATCATCGCCGGCATCTCCGCCGGCAACGCGCCGAAGAACTCGCCGGCGCCGATCCCGGTGGCGCGCATCGCCGAATGCCTGAGCAACCCGGGAAAAACCATCGACTTCAACGGCGCCAAGGTCACCTACCCCGAGGTGAAAATGGTGTATGTGGCGGGCGGCAACACCTTCCACCAGCATCAGGACACCAATAACCTGGTCAAAGCCTGGCAGCGGCCGGACACCATCGTGGTCAACGAGCCTTACTGGACTGCCACCGCCAAGCATGCCGATATCGTGCTGCCGGCCACCACCAGCTACGAGCGCAACGATCTGGAAATGGGCGGCGACTATTCGCAGCTCTACGTGTTCCCGATGCACCAATGCGTGCCGCCGCAGCACGAGTCGCGCAGCGACTTCGACATCTTCTCGGCGATGGCGGCCAGACTGGGCGTGCAGGAAGCCTTTACCGAAGGCAAGGACGAAACCCAGTGGCTGAAAGGCATGTACGACGACATGAAGAACCAGGCGCGCGCGGCCCGGGTGGCGCTGCCGCCGTTCGACATGTTCTGGCAATCCAACAACTACGTGCGCTTCCCGGTGCCGGAGGCCAACAAGCAGTGGGTGCGCTTCGCCGACTATCGCGACAACCCGCTGCTGAACCCGCTGGGCACGCCGTCGGGCAAGATCGAGATCTACTCCGACGCCATCGCCAAAATGCATTATGAGGATTGCCCCGGCATCCCGACCTGGATGCCACCGCACGAGTGGTATCGCGGGCCGGAAGCGGCCAAATATCCGCTGTCGCTCAATACCGCGCACCCGACCAACCGGCTGCACTCCCAGCTCGACAACACGCCGCTGCGCGAGAAATACGCGGTGGCGGATCGTGAAGCGATCCTGATCCACCCGCAGGACGCGCAGCCGCGCGGCATCAGCGGCGGCGATCTGGTGCGGGCGTTCAACGATCGTGGCCAGATCCTGGTGGGCGCGGTGGTCAGCGAAGACGTGCGGCCCGGCGTGGTGCGCATCAGCGAAGGCGCCTGGTTCGATCCGGCCGATCCGGCGCAGCCCGGCTCGCTGTGCAAGAACGGCAACGTCAACTGCCTGACCTTCGACATCGGCTCTTCCAGCCTGGCGCAGGGCAACTGCGGGCAGATGGCGCAGTTGCAGATCGAGAAGTATCGGGGGCCGGTATTGAAAAATACCGCGCACACGGTGCCGCAAGGCGCCTGATTTACCCGCAAGCAAGGGGCGTAACGCGTAATGCTGGTCAGTTAGCGTTTTTCTGAACGTATTTGTGCAGTTTTCGGTCGATAAAGGTGAGATGCGCCATGAGGCTCATACGCCTCGACCGAGCCAGGGGCCGAAGGCGCGGCCCCTGGCAACCCGCGCCTTTGCCCTATCAGACGGTTGGCTTTGCCAACGTTACTCAGCCCATCCCTGGGCCTCGCCCCTTCGGGGCCGCTGCAAGCAGCGTTCAAATCTGCTCCAGGCAGATTTGTCCTCTCTCCGCCATACCGCATTGAGGCCGGTTGCGACAGGCGTCCCTGCCTGTCTCACCTGAAACCGCCGTCCATGGCGGTTTCTCCTAATGCGCTATGCCTGCGTTCGGCGTCTTCAAGGGCGTCCAACCCTGTGTTCATCTCCGACTTCTCTGCCATAACGTCATAAAGAACAGGTTGCCCGGTAGCTGCCAGCACGGGTGTTGACCTTTGGCGCGCATCACCGGCTGCCGAGCAAGACGGCGTTGTCAGGGGCAACCGGCCAGGGAAGGCCGGTTGAGGCGAGACTAACAGGGACGTTTGTCGCAGCCGACCCGCCCGACAATGCAGACGCGGCGAGGGTATCCGCACAGCGGACAGACGGTGTTAAGCGAAGGCGCGGGTGGAGGGGCCGCGCCTTCGGCCCCTCCAATTGCCGTTCATTGTAGTAACAGAGAAATTCTGGGCATTTAGGGCAATTCATCCTGCACGACACGTAAAGAGACTGGATAAAAAATACCAGTCAGGTTCAAGTGACCAGCATTAGGCGCAACGCGCCCCTTTTTTCTCGTCGCCGTGCGACATATCCGTTTACCCTTCGCCGCAAGGGAGCGGTTTGCGTTTCATTTCAACGGGCGTATGATGCGCGCGACCTTCCTTTTTCGACGAATTCTCAACCACCATGCCGACTTCATCCGCAGTAACGCGACGCACGCCCGATCTCACTTCGCTGGCCTTTTTGGCGGTGGCGTTCCTGACCGGCATCGCCGGCGCCCTGCAAACCCCGACGCTGAGCCTGTTTCTGGAAACCGAGGTCAAGGTACGGCCGGCGCTGGTCGGGCTGTTCTTTACCGGCAGCGCGGTGATTGGCATTCTGGTCAGCCAGTTTCTCGCCGGCCGTTCGGATAAACAAGGCGACCGCAAGTCACTTATTTTCCTCTGCTGCATGCTGGGTGCGCTGGGGTTCACGCTGTTCGCCTGGAACCGCGACTATTACCTGCTGCTGATCGTCGGCGTGGTGCTCACCAGCTTCGGCTCCACCGCCAACCCGCAGATGTTTGCGCTGGCGCGTGAGCATGCCGACCGTACCGGCCGCGAGGCGGTGATGTTCACCTCCATCATGCGCGCCCAGGTCTCCCTGGCCTGGGTCATTGGCCCGCCGATCGCCTTCGCGCTGGCGCTGGGCTTCG is part of the Serratia marcescens genome and encodes:
- the torA gene encoding trimethylamine-N-oxide reductase TorA; this translates as MSNQQPLTMSRRRFLTGAAALAAAPLLAGLWPKAALAQAISEALPQFIALRQAQKGILTGAHWGAFEAIVQDGKMVGVQPVQDDPYPNELITMAPYQVHAENRIKYPMVRKSWLEGGPGSRTELRGRDEWVRVSWDKATELVCNEIVRLQKDHGPQSIYAGSYGWKSVGMLHNSRTLLQRLMNLTGGFLGYAGDYSTGAAQVIMSHVVGSMEVYEQQTAWPNVIENSELVILWGCNPMVTLKNSWNVPDHVGQTGFEALKKKGTRVISIDPVHSDSAKFVNAQWIAPRPYTDGAMLIGIAHTLLTEKLHNPDFLKTYTVGFDKFQAYLLGERDGVAKTAEWAADISGVDADTLRALAREMAKHRTMIMGGWGIQRQHHGEQQHWLLVTVAAMLGQIGLPGGGFGFSYHYSSGGSPTAKGGIIAGISAGNAPKNSPAPIPVARIAECLSNPGKTIDFNGAKVTYPEVKMVYVAGGNTFHQHQDTNNLVKAWQRPDTIVVNEPYWTATAKHADIVLPATTSYERNDLEMGGDYSQLYVFPMHQCVPPQHESRSDFDIFSAMAARLGVQEAFTEGKDETQWLKGMYDDMKNQARAARVALPPFDMFWQSNNYVRFPVPEANKQWVRFADYRDNPLLNPLGTPSGKIEIYSDAIAKMHYEDCPGIPTWMPPHEWYRGPEAAKYPLSLNTAHPTNRLHSQLDNTPLREKYAVADREAILIHPQDAQPRGISGGDLVRAFNDRGQILVGAVVSEDVRPGVVRISEGAWFDPADPAQPGSLCKNGNVNCLTFDIGSSSLAQGNCGQMAQLQIEKYRGPVLKNTAHTVPQGA